The Alcaligenes aquatilis genome contains the following window.
CGTAACTGGAGCTCGCGTTGGTACGCTGACGGTGCTGAGTTCGGTACGATGTTGGCTGATGACATCCGTGTGCGCGAATACCTGAAACGCAAGCTGAAAAGCGCGTCCGTTGGCCGTGTGGTCATCGAGCGTCCTGCCAAAAATGCTCGCATCACTATTTACTCGGCTCGTCCTGGTGTAGTGATCGGCAAGCGCGGCGAGGACATCGAAAGCCTGAAGGCTGACCTGCAGCGACTGTTGGGCGTGCCCGTGCACGTTAACATCGAAGAAATTCGCAAACCTGAAACCGACGCTCAACTGATCGCCGACTCCATTGCTCAGCAATTGGAAAAGCGCATTATGTTCCGTCGTGCGATGAAGCGTTCCATGCAAAACGCCATGCGTCTGGGTGCCCAAGGCATCAAGATCATGAGCTCGGGTCGCTTGAACGGCATCGAAATCGCTCGTACCGAATGGTACCGCGAAGGCCGTGTGCCTCTGCACACCCTGCGCGCTAACATCGATTACGGCACTTCCGAAGCGCACACGACGTACGGGATCATCGGTATCAAGGTCTGGGTCTACAAGGGCGACATGCTGCCTAACGGCGAAATGCCTGTTGACACCGTAGCCCCTGAAGAGCGCCGCCCACGTCGTCCACGTGGTGACCGCCCTGAAAACCGCCGTCCAGGT
Protein-coding sequences here:
- the rpsC gene encoding 30S ribosomal protein S3 is translated as MGQKIHPIGFRLAVNRNWSSRWYADGAEFGTMLADDIRVREYLKRKLKSASVGRVVIERPAKNARITIYSARPGVVIGKRGEDIESLKADLQRLLGVPVHVNIEEIRKPETDAQLIADSIAQQLEKRIMFRRAMKRSMQNAMRLGAQGIKIMSSGRLNGIEIARTEWYREGRVPLHTLRANIDYGTSEAHTTYGIIGIKVWVYKGDMLPNGEMPVDTVAPEERRPRRPRGDRPENRRPGGRGRGPRKDAAPAASEGE